A region of Jaculus jaculus isolate mJacJac1 chromosome 16, mJacJac1.mat.Y.cur, whole genome shotgun sequence DNA encodes the following proteins:
- the Sostdc1 gene encoding sclerostin domain-containing protein 1 encodes MNAKPLWIYKGNFEEEFHSSRAEAEGKELASSPVSLTMLPPAIHFYLIPLACILMKNCLAFKNDATEILYSHVVKPVSVHPSSNSTLNQARNGGRHFSNTGLDRNSRVQVGCRELRSTKYISDGQCTSISPLKELVCAGECLPLPVLPNWIGGGYGAKYWSRRSAQEWRCVNDKTRTQRIQLQCQDGSTRTYKVTVVTACKCKRYTRQHNESSHNFESVAPAKPGQHPREQRRRAGKVSKHSLS; translated from the exons ATGAACGCCAAACCTCTGTGGATATATAAAGGGAACTTTGAGGAGGAATTTCACAGTTCcagggcagaagcagaaggaaaggaattagccagctctccagtctcaCTCACCATGCTCCCTCCTGCCATTCACTTCTATCTCATCCCCCTTGCCTGCATCCTCATGAAAAactgcctggcttttaaaaatgatGCCACAGAAATCCTTTACTCGCATGTGGTCAAGCCTGTCTCAGTACACCCCAGCAGCAACAGCACGTTAAATCAAGCCAGAAATGGAGGCAGGCACTTCAGTAACACGGGACTCGATCGGAACA GTCGAGTTCAAGTGGGCTGCCGGGAACTGAGGTCCACCAAGTACATCTCCGACGGCCAGTGCACCAGCATCAGCCCGCTGAAGGAGCTGGTGTGCGCCGGCGAGTGCCTGCCCCTGCCCGTGCTGCCCAACTGGATCGGGGGCGGCTACGGAGCCAAGTACTGGAGCCGGCGGAGCGCGCAGGAGTGGCGCTGCGTCAACGACAAGACGCGCACGCAGAGAATCCAGCTGCAGTGCCAGGACGGCAGCACGCGCACCTACAAGGTCACGGTGGTCACGGCCTGCAAGTGCAAGCGGTACACCCGGCAGCACAACGAGTCCAGCCACAACTTCGAGAGCGTGGCGCCCGCCAAGCCCGGCCAGCACCCCCGCGAGCAGCGGAGGCGAGCCGGCAAAGTGAGCAAGCACAGCCTGAGTTAG